The DNA region GGAGAAAAATGGTTTCGCAGAAAAAGGTTGGAAACAATAGAGTTAAACAGATATAGATGGTTCATATAGTCAACTCCAAGTAATTGATGGGTGAAGCataattgattgattgattgaaatATATCGCAAGTGACTTCAGTTTATGAAGAAAGACATCAACCACGACTAGCTCAAGATTGATGGTACCGGAAACCAAAATTTGAACTGCCATCCAATCACTGAAACTTCGGTTCTGTTTGGTGTCATTGCCTTGGGCATGACACCCAAAAGATAGAAAGACCGCTCGCTCAAAGAGAACTCTTTTAGTGCCTGGTATCATTCAAGCCCCCTCAATTCAGCAACGAGATTCGGTTATGGAATGGCCTTTTTAGTCGGTTCAGTTTGGTGTAAGAAGAGTTGAATAATAGCATCAGCAATAGTAGAAGGATTCGGACCATAAATAAATTGATGCAGCTTTCAAACTCAAAACTGAACTATGGTACCTTATTAGAGCGCTCTGGTGAGTCCCTGTACTTCTCTTCCGGAGTAATTAACATGCTCATCTAATATGATGGTAGTTGcatgaaaaggaaagagaaacaTGGATGCAAATACACTTTTCCATTGAATTCTTTCTACCAACTGCACAATACAGACGATTACAAAGGGTCATACTAGGATCCGTTCCTAACATGAACCTAAGGGGTTTGATTTTCCCAGGAAGACGAGCTATCACACTGTTACATAATCGATGCTTATCTGGTCCACATTTCCAATTTAAAAGCAGAAAGGGACCAGACGGCACTCTAAGATGGGAGTTGCATTTTGGAACTCCCAACGATCTACAAACTCATTTATAAATATGCTAATCTTCACAGAGTCCCCTTTGGCACCCCAAAATTAAGACTACTATCTAATGAATGCGGATCAGGAGTTTTCCTCTACAACAATGGCATTCATCAACCGAACTACTACCTCCTATTTCCTATGCTTCAAACTTTATTGTTACCTCTCACTAGCCTTTTCCTCATGATTGAACACTAagttatgcaacatttgaacaacttttcctttttactcTTCAACTCTGGGTAGGTGTACAAACTGCTTCTACAGACAACCGCTTCAGTACGTTGGGGCAGGGATCTTTTCCAAAGTTGCTATTTGATATTGTTACAAAACATCTTTGGCGTCCTAGACATTTCTGTCAAAGTAACAAGAACAAAATGTGAGTCATAAGAAGTTAGGCGGCCAAGTTAGTTGAacaaaaagtaaacaatttattCTTGTCCACTCCAAGACTGTTAGCAAAATAAGGGTTACCTTTTCTACAATGGCGTGCGAGTTAGGAGCATGGCAAGGTCCTTGCTCTAAGCTCCCGCAGGTTCCGCGAGGAGTTCCGAAGCTTGCAAATTTAATGGAGGAAATAGATTGACCAGGAGCACAGTGAATGTGAACTTTAGGTAGGTGAAACTCTTGGGTTCTGCCATAGTTCTCAACTTGCCAATTCCAAATGTTTGGATGATATTCAGGAACGTTGGCACATACGGTGCTGACTGATCTCTTCACAAGAGAAATTCTTGTGGGAACTCCTCCTAGTTCTTCAAAAAGCACCAATAGATTTTGAGTGGGTTTTAACCAAGACCGAGGAACATGGTAcctgaaaaaataaaatcttttagTTGCAAGTACCATTAATAGTATGGGTGAAGTTACGTATCAGAGTTGGTTTACCATTTTTGAGTTGGTTTCCCACATCCCAGTTGACATTTTGGAGGCCGAAAATTTCCAGAATAATGGCAACCATTGCAATTCCCAGTAGCATATGCAGTCCAATATCTACCAATACTCTGACCATTAATCCATACTTGACCTTTACCCATACTGCTCATGTCCAAAGCCAGTGGCTCATCTCCGTCCGGTGTATTGAAGTAAGCCTGCAATATGATGAGGATTTGTAAGATATGACTACAAATATCACTTGCATCTTGAAATTTATTTGACCTAATTTCATACCTTATGCCATGTTAAAGGTGGTTGTTTCTGTGCAATTAATGAACCCTGCATCCAGTCAACAGCAGAAATACCATTTGGAGAAACAAGATTCATGGCCTCCCCTTTGAGCCCAACCTGTTAGTAAGTCCACATTAGTAAAAATGGTTGCTGTTGAAACCGTTGGTGATTGATTGAACAATAGTGCGGTAAGTTAGACCGACCTGATATGTCCACTTTGCCCAGGACAAGTCCCATTTTCCCTGGTCTATCCCATGAATTGCAACAGGACCCAGTACTCCAGTGCTCCATGTTTCAAAATGTCCGCCCATGTTCTTCAGTAACAAACGAAAATATTAAGATTTTAGAATACATTGAAAAAATGCACATATTATCTCAGGACTGTAAATCGGCTACAAATTGTTCCTTCAACATATCAGCGATGGTGATGATAATAGCTACAGTCAGACTGATGAGCTGGTTTCATTTCCTTTCCTaaatacttattttattttctttattagttATTTGAACTTTGAGTTGATCTCAAGTATGCACACTATTTGGAAGACCGAAGATGAGGATTGAACTAACCGGCAGTCCGACAGCCACGCTCAGCAGTGCAATTCTGTTTGAGCCAGCACGAAGATTGACTTTTCCTTTAAATACGAATCTCCTATTCTTCCTCGTCCCAAATGCAGAACCTATAACAAGCGTAGGATCATTCAAAATAGTTAGCCAAGTTTAATCATACTTCATAGATAACTTTTGATGAAGTAGTATTGACTGCATTACCTGAGAGCTGTCCATTAATAAACACATGCAGAGCATGGCCTGTTGTCTCAGCTATAAGAGTAGGGAGCTCTCCGCCATGCAAGAAGGACTCAGTTGAACCGATATCAACACTGTACACACAGGAAACAtcatacatatgtcatataaagCTAGAATTTCAGCTGTCAGGTCACAAGTGTTTAATGCAAAGGAGAGGTACCAAGGTTGAGCAAACCGAGGAAACAGGTTTAATAGTCAGATACCAAACTAAACTCACCTAGTTATGTACCACAAATAGTCACTTGCATCTCTGGTAACATTTATTTGCTCCAAGAGGCCAAAAGATCTAATTGATGAGCTGTCATCTAATGCAGATATATCTTCGTTATAACTCTCCCAAGATAGCAGCTGTGAATTAGTTGGTAGCATTTCCATCTTTGATGTTTGAACTCCAACCTGCACATAAAATCCAAAGCAGTTAAATCCTTACTATCAGAGTTGTTACCGAGTAGCATAAACGAACTCCGGCTTTCCGAAGATGCTAAAGCAGCTCATGAGTAATATTGAATATACAAAAGTTCCAAAGCCGGTGTATTACGTACTTTAGCTGTGTTGAAGACTACATTTCTGCAGTCAGGAAGGATGCTAATGGACCAAGAAGGCAAATTATAGTGCATGTTATTGAAAAATACTCTAGCAGAAGAATTCCAGTCATTGTTTGACAAGAAAGCTGCACAACCCCCTGTCTCTGAAGAGTACACATAAGCCTACAGTAACAGAAAATATTCAATGAGAGACTCATTATAATGAACCATGGCGACAAGAGACTAATGCTTATGCAGAATATATACCTGTTGAAGGCTTCCCAAGGATGTGATAGCCGGATCTGCAGAAACTATGGATTTCTCACACATCTTGACAGCTCTATGAAGCTCTTTGAGATGACCATATTTTGGCTGTCTGATCAGACCTATCAAACGAAAGAGGGCATTTAGAGGTTGTTTctctttcaaattttttatgttGAAAAGCTTTTTCAGCACACACAAGTTAGAGAAGGAAGCTCCTAGAAAACCTTATAGAACAAATTTCAGTGAAGGCAAAGTGGTCTCATTGGACCATTCCACAATTACAAAGACCAATACAACTcgttacaaaatattcaaagaCCTGTGAATATAAATTTACAAGAGAAGAGATGAGTAAAGAGGAAACGAAAGCTCTACACTCACCATATTCATCAATTGGAGCATCATAGTCATAGCTAGTAGTGATGAATGGCCCCCCTGCGGTACGTCCAAAGTTTGTGCCTCCATGGTACTGTTAGGCAAAAAGAGGAAATGTTGTTACCATATGGGACTTCATGCGTGCTTGATTTAATAAGAAGTGCTATGACATTTCTATATCATGCATTTTCCGAAAAAAGTGGAATGGCAACTAACCATGTAATAGTTAACAAAAGATCCTCCTCTTTGTATAAATTGGGCTACCGCAAATGCCAGATCCTGAACTGGCCTCTGATGAAGTGTACCGCCAAATTCCGAGAACCTAAAAATTTATTGAAAAAGCAAGTCAAACATGACCTGACTTCAAAGTTACATGACCTGACTTCAAAGTTGAAACATAGTCAAAACTTAAAGGAAGAGACAAGATAACATACCAACCACTCCAAGCTTCAGTCCAAATAGCAGGTTTGTATGGTTTGTTTGGGAAGAAATTATCACAGTAGAAACCATTACATGTGTTGATCTGTTATCAACAGCAAGGAAAAAAAACTATGTAAGAGGTTTatctcaaacaaaaaaaattatgtaagaGGTTATGAAACTGTTTTAAGATCCTTGAGAGCCAACCATCATATAAATTTTGGATTTTAGAAACTGAAGCAAAATAGCAGAGGTTCAAGAGGAGCAAAAAACAGTATGGTTCATGCTAGGAGTTTAGCTAATATACACTTATGGgttgtttggttgctggttagagttatatcgggtttagttattcatgtattagttattccatctaataccctgcataaaataatacataaattgactaataacttatacatgtgttGGGCAGGATTATAAAATGATGACCAAACACCATACTTGGTGTCCTGAATTTTATACAAGCAAATAAAAAGCTTCCAAACATGGTATTAACTAAGCTacttttaatacatgaataatgcACTttctaaccagcaaccaaacaacccctttaGAGTGTGAGATCAGGAATATTAGGTCATTTAAAGAAAATTACAAGTAACTTCTATAGCACTTATGAATTGGCAATGGCAAATGGTAAATGACTTATTACAGCAGGTAAAAACCTAACTGATAGGTGTCTATAGTTAAACTAAACTAGAAAATGCTACAGAACAATGCCAAATTAAAGCAACAACTGAGTTTGCATACCACAGGGTCTGGGGCATCTTCTTCCTTGCACATCACCCATGGGACACCTGTGTCTAATCCAACTGCCATCTTTGCAGCCCAATGTGAGTACTCATGGCCCCGTGCTCCAAGTGCCTTAGCTTGCGGCCCATATTCATTCTCAATCTGCAATAGCAGATCAGTCAGAATGGTTACATGGGAATTGAACTTGTTTTAGTGAAATTTAGCTTCAGCAAACAGAAGACTAGTATAATggatatttcttttcttttagccAGGTGCATTAAGCTCCCGCTATGAGCGGGGTCCGGTGAAGGACCAGACCACaaggtctattgtacgcagccttaccctgCATTTCAGGAGGCTGTTTCCAAGGCTTGAACCCGTGACTAGTGTAATGGACAAAAAAATCCTGAAAGACAAACCTGGGAGAGTATGATTGGACCACCCTGAGACTCGAAAAGATTATGACTCTTCATCAAGCTAACAATTTTCTCAGCATACCCTTTCATTGCATTCTGCCATGACCATAAAACAATTAAACTTTCTTTAACTACCACCATATAAAAATGGATAAATCCTCTTTCAATTCTGATTttctttgtgtgtgtgtgtgggagGGTGTAAGGGGCAAAAGAAGGCGTAGAAGTTGAGACCTTGAAAGGTTCATTATCTGATCTGAAGCTAATGCCTGGTACATACTTCAGCCATACTGGAAACCCTCTGCGGAATTGACAGTAACATTAGTACTAGTATGAAATACCTGTTAAGTAGATCCAGTGAAGAGCTCAAAAAAGAGAAATGTACCCAAAATTCCATTCTGCACAAACATAAGGGCCAATTCGAAGATGAGCATAAAGGCCTGCTTTCTGAATTGTCTTTACAAACCTCACCAGGTCATATCTTCCTTCAAAATTGTACTGAAACCACcacacaaaaacaagaaagaTTTAATTTTCAGCAAAAGACATGAGTGAAAACCAGCTAATTGAACAGATATAAGTGGAAAATGAAGTACATTGCCAGGAGAAGGCTCATGAACATTCCAAAAGACATAGGTCTCAACCACATCCAAACCTCCTTCTTTTGCCTTGTTTATCAGATCTTCCCACATCTACAAAACACATTTTCAAGCTAATTTGATAAACAATTTCACagtaaataaaacaagaaagagaGAGTTCAACATGGGCAAGAATTGAAGTACCTCAGGGGTACTTCTGGGATAATGTATAGAACCAGAAAAAAGTAATCTTCTTTGCCCATTAATCACAATAGCTTTTCTGTCATAGGTAACATCACACTGAATTAACCCACAACCGATAAACAGCACTACACACCATATCAGAAGTGAGTTAAACTCCATGATTCCACTTCCTCTTTGCTCTTTATCTTACAAACACATCCAAGAACACAACTTTGCTTTCTGGGTGgagggaaatttgaagaaagatcAAGAATCTTGAAACAAAAAGCtaaaaatggtgaaaaaaatTGTGGGGGGTAGGCTTAGTTGCAGTGTGGGTGCACTACAAGTAAGTCCACTTTTGGTTTTGGAGAGCAACCACACTGCTTGTGTCTAAGTAATTGCCTCAAATCTATACTAGTAGTGTGCAAGTCTTGGAAGTGATGGAAATACAAGTTATATATAGAGACAGTTGTAATTGTACAGCTTTAATTTCACTATTGCCGAGAGAGAAAGTCATCAGTGCGTGACTCTGAGCTCAACACtcaaaaagaagtaaaaaataaattaagttaTTTAATAAAAGCACATAATAGTAAAAGAAGCTGAcaaacagaaaaaagaaaacaagaatatCATGTGTAAATCTAAGAAGCTTTCGGACCCTTttgtccttctttttttttcaaattaaagttTAATGAAATTAAAGTTTAAgttttggaatggagggagAGAGTGATTTTGGCGCATTAATTGAATGAGTGCAAATTTTGCGGGGTCATTATTTAATTAGTGGGAAACTGGTggctatattttattttcataatcTTTGTTGAGACTCTTTAAATGTTTTGCAGATAAGGAGTCGTATTTTACAAATTTGTTACAAGAAGCAATGTTATTTTGTATACCTGTTTTCCTAGCGGTCACTGCAGATGGTCAAACTATACACCTTGTATTTTGATTTTAGATCCACTGAGCTGACACAGAATTATATTTTCAGACCTCACTTAATTGTGATTAGTTgacatttaattaaaaatgaaatctttGATTCTTAATCTGACTAAGGAGAATAAGttaaatgatttgaaaattgaAACTTCTGAAGAAGTCTCGTGAAGGTGTCGATTCCACTGGATTTTTCTtgtcaaataattaattaggcAGTTGCCTCTTATCCTcgctatttaaaaaaaaatcattatattAATACTAAATTATAATCAAGTATAGTAATAggaaagaaattttattttgcaAGTCACATAACCAACATTACTTATAT from Lycium ferocissimum isolate CSIRO_LF1 chromosome 2, AGI_CSIRO_Lferr_CH_V1, whole genome shotgun sequence includes:
- the LOC132046499 gene encoding beta-galactosidase 3 gives rise to the protein MEFNSLLIWCVVLFIGCGLIQCDVTYDRKAIVINGQRRLLFSGSIHYPRSTPEMWEDLINKAKEGGLDVVETYVFWNVHEPSPGNYNFEGRYDLVRFVKTIQKAGLYAHLRIGPYVCAEWNFGGFPVWLKYVPGISFRSDNEPFKNAMKGYAEKIVSLMKSHNLFESQGGPIILSQIENEYGPQAKALGARGHEYSHWAAKMAVGLDTGVPWVMCKEEDAPDPVINTCNGFYCDNFFPNKPYKPAIWTEAWSGWFSEFGGTLHQRPVQDLAFAVAQFIQRGGSFVNYYMYHGGTNFGRTAGGPFITTSYDYDAPIDEYGLIRQPKYGHLKELHRAVKMCEKSIVSADPAITSLGSLQQAYVYSSETGGCAAFLSNNDWNSSARVFFNNMHYNLPSWSISILPDCRNVVFNTAKVGVQTSKMEMLPTNSQLLSWESYNEDISALDDSSSIRSFGLLEQINVTRDASDYLWYITSVDIGSTESFLHGGELPTLIAETTGHALHVFINGQLSGSAFGTRKNRRFVFKGKVNLRAGSNRIALLSVAVGLPNMGGHFETWSTGVLGPVAIHGIDQGKWDLSWAKWTYQVGLKGEAMNLVSPNGISAVDWMQGSLIAQKQPPLTWHKAYFNTPDGDEPLALDMSSMGKGQVWINGQSIGRYWTAYATGNCNGCHYSGNFRPPKCQLGCGKPTQKWYHVPRSWLKPTQNLLVLFEELGGVPTRISLVKRSVSTVCANVPEYHPNIWNWQVENYGRTQEFHLPKVHIHCAPGQSISSIKFASFGTPRGTCGSLEQGPCHAPNSHAIVEKKCLGRQRCFVTISNSNFGKDPCPNVLKRLSVEAVCTPTQS